Proteins encoded together in one Plectropomus leopardus isolate mb chromosome 19, YSFRI_Pleo_2.0, whole genome shotgun sequence window:
- the LOC121959335 gene encoding LOW QUALITY PROTEIN: noggin-3-like (The sequence of the model RefSeq protein was modified relative to this genomic sequence to represent the inferred CDS: deleted 1 base in 1 codon): MDNSSCLWAVFVLALSLGFRIEEGACQHYYLLRPIPSDTLPILDLHEDPDPVLDPREKDLNETELRSALGSHFDPQSMSLSPPEDKHAGSEDASDASLRLKLSGAMPKDIRAMEFEVQHGKKQKPSKKLRRRLQLWLWSYTGCPVVYAWNDLGSRFWPRYLKVGSCYNKRSCSIPEGMFCKAAKSTHFTILRWRCLQKKGALKCAWIPVQYPVITECKCSCLN, translated from the exons ATGGATAACTCGAGCTGTTTGTGGGCTGTGTTTGTGCTCGCGCTCTCTCTGGGCTTCAGGATAGAGGAGGGCGCGTGCCAACACTACTATCTCCTCCGGCCCATCCCCAGCGACACGCTGCCCATTCTGGACCTGCACGAGGACCCGGACCCGGTGCTGGATCCCCGGGAGAAGGACTTGAACGAGACGGAGCTCCGGAGCGCTCTGGGGAGCCACTTCGACCCGCAGTCCATGTCACTGTCCCCGCCGGAGGACAAGCACGCGGGCAGCGAGGACGCGAGCGACGCGAGCCTGCGGCTGAAGCTCTCCGGAGCGATGCCCAAAGACATCCGGGCCATGGAGTTCGAGGTGCAGCACGGAAAGAAGCAGAAGCCGAGCAAGAAGCTGCGCCGGCGGCTGCAGCTGTGGCTGTGGTCGTACACCGGCTGCCCGGTGGTTTACGCCTGGAACGACCTGGGCAGCCGCTTCTGGCCGCGCTACCTGAAGGTG GGCAGCTGCTACAATAAACGCTCCTGTTCCATCCCCGAAGGGATGTTCTGCAAAGCTGCCAAATCGACTCATTTTACGATCCTGCGATGGCGCTGCCTGCAGAAAAAGGGCGCTCTGAAATGCGCCTGGATCCCGGTCCAGTACCCGGTCATCACCGAGTGCAAGTGCTCGTGCctcaactga